A single genomic interval of Gossypium raimondii isolate GPD5lz chromosome 11, ASM2569854v1, whole genome shotgun sequence harbors:
- the LOC105802297 gene encoding protein BRASSINOSTEROID INSENSITIVE 1 yields the protein MRPFFALGTYFCPLTLSFIATFLVYVEAVGVSSSYYNSKDSQLLLNFKASLADPSLLQNWVPNGDPCSFDGIKCQDSKVSSIQLSYIPLSTDFHYVAAFLLALENLESISLFKANISGNISFPSGSKCSSSLNTLDLSQNTLSSSLSTVSSLASCSNLKVLNLSSNSLEFAGDESRGLQLSLQVLDMSFNKISGANVVPWILYGGCSELKVLALKGNKITGEIDVSNCKELEFLDLSSNNFSTGIPSFGDCSALEHLDISGNKFSGDIGRAISSCVNINFLNLSSNQFSGQFPTLPASNLQRLYLAENDFQGEIPQYLTQACSYLVELDLSFNNLSGLIPSGFASCTSLESFDVSSNNFTGNLPIGIFQNMSSLKELGLAFNHFSGPLPESLSTLSNLEVLDLSSNNFSGQIPDSLCENPTNRLQVLYLQDNILSGSIPASLSNCSQLVSLHLSVNYLTGTIPSSLGSLSKLKDLKLWLNQLHGGIPQELSKIQTLETLILDFNELTGTIPSGLSNCTKLNWVSLSNNRLTGEIPAWFGKFSSLAILKLSNNSFYGRIPPELGDCKSLIWLDLNTNNLNGTIPNVLFKQSGKIAVNFIAGKRYMYIKNDGSRECHGSGNLLEFAGIRSEDLNRISDRNPCNFTRVYGGHTQPTFNNNGSMIFLDLSYNLLSGTIPKEVGSMSNLFILNLGHNNLSGAIPQEIGNLKGLGILDLSYNRLEGSIPQSMTGISMLSEINLSNNLLSGMIPDEGQLETFPANNFLNNSGLCGVPLQPCEKDQAASSNAEHRKSNRRQASLAGSVAMGLLFSLFCIFCLIVAIVETKKRSKKDSDLDVYIDGLTHSGTANTSWKLTSAREALSINLAAFEKPLRRLTFADLLEATNGFHNDSLVGSGGFGDVYKAQLKDGSVVAIKKLIHISGQGDREFTAEMETIGKIKHRNLVPLLGYCKVGEERLLVYEYMKYGSLEDVLHNQKRTGIKLQWAARRKIAIGAARGLAFLHHNCIPHIIHRDMKSSNVLLDENLEARVSDFGMARLMSAMDTHLSVSTLAGTPGYVPPEYYHSFRCSTKGDVYSYGVVLLELLTGKRPTGSADFGDNNLVGWVKQQAKLRETAVFDPELINEDPSLEMELSQHLKIASACLDDRPSKRPTMIRVMAMFKEIQAGSGLDSESTIGTDDGCFNAVEMVDMTIKEVPEGM from the coding sequence ATGAGACCTTTCTTTGCCTTAGGGACTTACTTTTGCCCCCTTACTCTTAGCTTCATCGCCACCTTTCTCGTCTATGTCGAAGCTGTTGgtgtttcttcttcttattataaCAGTAAAGATTCTCAGTTATTGCTCAACTTTAAAGCTAGTTTGGCTGACCCATCTCTTCTTCAAAACTGGGTTCCTAACGGAGACCCTTGTAGTTTCGATGGTATCAAATGCCAAGACTCCAAAGTTTCATCGATTCAACTCAGTTATATCCCTTTAAGCACTGATTTTCACTACGTTGCTGCTTTCCTTTTAGCCCTTGAGAATTTGGAATCCATTTCTTTGTTCAAAGCCAACATCTCCGGCAACATTTCTTTCCCTTCTGGATCCAAGTGTAGCTCCTCGTTGAACACCTTGGATCTATCTCAAAACACCTTGTCTAGTTCCCTTTCGACTGTTTCCAGCTTGGCTTCTTGCTCGAACTTGAAGGTTCTGAATTTATCAAGCAATAGTCTCGAGTTTGCAGGTGATGAATCCAGGGGTTTGCAGCTAAGTTTGCAAGTCCTCGATATGTCTTTCAACAAGATTTCCGGTGCGAACGTGGTTCCTTGGATTCTCTACGGTGGTTGCAGCGAGTTAAAGGTCTTGGCTTTGAAAGGAAACAAGATTACCGGCGAAATCGATGTCTCGAATTGCAAGGAATTGGAGTTTTTGGATCTTTCATCCAACAATTTCTCGACGGGGATTCCTTCATTCGGAGACTGTTCGGCTTTGGAACATCTTGATATCTCCGGCAACAAGTTTTCAGGCGATATAGGCCGTGCGATTTCTTCATGTGTCAACATTAATTTCTTGAACCTATCGAGCAACCAGTTTTCGGGTCAGTTTCCTACTTTGCCAGCTTCCAATTTGCAGCGTCTTTATTTAGCTGAAAACGACTTCCAAGGAGAGATTCCTCAGTATCTCACTCAAGCTTGTTCTTATCTCGTTGAGCTGGATCTTTCTTTTAATAATCTATCTGGTCTGATTCCCAGTGGCTTTGCTTCTTGCACTTCTTTGGAATCATTCGATGTATCAAGCAACAACTTCACTGGTAATCTCCCTATTGGGATATTCCAAAATATGAGTTCCTTGAAGGAGCTTGGTCTAGCTTTCAATCATTTCTCTGGTCCATTGCCTGAATCTTTATCAACTCTTTCAAACCTGGAGGTTTTGGATCTCAGTTCAAACAACTTTTCAGGGCAAATTCCGGATTCTTTATGCGAAAATCCCACAAACAGGTTACAAGTTCTGTATTTACAGGACAATATCTTATCTGGGTCGATTCCAGCTAGCCTCAGCAACTGTTCTCAGCTTGTTTCACTCCATTTGAGCGTCAATTATCTCACTGGAACCATTCCTTCAAGCTTGGGTTCTCTATCAAAGCTTAAGGATTTGAAGCTTTGGTTGAATCAGCTCCATGGAGGGATCCCTCAAGAGTTGAGTAAAATCCAGACACTCGAGACTTTGATTCTTGACTTCAATGAACTGACTGGGACTATACCTTCTGGTTTAAGCAACTGTACCAAGTTGAATTGGGTCTCGTTGTCGAACAACCGATTGACGGGCGAGATTCCGGCTTGGTTTGGCAAGTTTTCGAGTCTTGCGATTCTCAAGCTCAGCAATAACTCTTTCTATGGAAGAATCCCACCAGAACTCGGAGATTGTAAAAGTTTGATATGGTTGGACCTTAATACCAATAACTTGAATGGGACTATCCCTAATGTGCTTTTCAAACAATCTGGTAAGATTGCTGTTAATTTCATTGCTGGGAAGAGGTATATGTATATCAAGAATGATGGAAGCAGAGAGTGCCATGGGTCTGGAAATTTACTTGAATTTGCTGGAATTCGATCGGAAGATTTGAATCGAATTTCGGATAGGAACCCCTGCAACTTTACAAGAGTTTACGGCGGTCACACACAGCCTACCTTTAACAACAATGGCTCCATGATTTTCCTTGATCTTTCGTACAATTTGTTGTCTGGGACTATTCCAAAGGAGGTCGGCTCGATGTCTAATctgtttattttgaatttaggcCACAACAATTTATCTGGAGCCATCCCTCAAGAGATTGGCAACTTAAAGGGTCTTGGCATTCTTGATCTTTCGTACAACCGGCTCGAAGGGTCGATTCCACAATCAATGACTGGCATTTCGATGCTTAGTGAGATTAATCTGTCAAATAACCTTTTATCTGGTATGATTCCTGATGAAGGTCAGCTGGAAACATTTCCGGCTAATAATTTCTTAAACAATTCGGGTCTCTGTGGTGTACCTCTTCAACCCTGCGAAAAAGATCAGGCAGCTAGTTCGAATGCCGAGCATCGAAAGTCGAACCGCAGGCAAGCTTCTCTTGCAGGGAGTGTCGCAATGGGATTGTTGTTCTCTCTGTTCTGCATCTTCTGTTTGATTGTAGCCATTGTGGAAACGAAGAAAAGAAGCAAGAAAGATTCTGATCTCGATGTTTACATTGATGGTCTTACTCATTCTGGAACTGCAAATACCAGTTGGAAGCTAACCAGTGCACGAGAAGCATTGAGCATAAACCTCGCTGCATTCGAGAAGCCCCTACGGAGGCTCACGTTTGCCGATCTTCTTGAAGCCACTAATGGCTTCCATAACGACAGCCTTGTCGGTTCCGGTGGTTTCGGTGATGTATACAAGGCACAACTGAAAGACGGGAGCGTTGTTGCGATCAAGAAACTAATACATATCAGTGGCCAAGGTGACCGAGAATTCACAGCGGAGATGGAAACCATCGGGAAAATCAAGCACCGGAACCTTGTTCCGCTCTTGGGGTACTGTAAAGTTGGCGAAGAACGTCTTCTGGTTTACGAGTACATGAAGTACGGAAGCTTAGAAGATGTTTTACATAATCAAAAGAGAACCGGGATCAAACTGCAATGGGCTGCAAGGAGAAAGATCGCCATTGGAGCTGCAAGAGGACTTGCGTTTCTTCACCATAACTGCATTCCTCATATAATTCATAGAGATATGAAATCGAGCAACGTCCTGCTTGACGAGAACTTGGAGGCTAGGGTCTCAGATTTCGGGATGGCAAGGCTTATGAGTGCAATGGATACGCATTTAAGTGTCAGTACATTAGCTGGTACCCCTGGCTACGTTCCCCCTGAATACTACCATAGTTTTCGATGTTCCACCAAAGGCGATGTTTACAGTTACGGTGTAGTTTTGCTCGAGTTGCTAACAGGGAAAAGGCCTACGGGTTCCGCCGATTTCGGGGATAACAATCTTGTTGGGTGGGTGAAACAGCAGGCTAAACTTCGAGAAACCGCCGTCTTTGATCCCGAGCTCATCAACGAGGACCCAAGCCTTGAGATGGAGCTTTCACAACACTTAAAAATAGCCTCAGCTTGCTTGGATGATCGACCATCGAAACGACCAACGATGATTCGAGTAATGGCAATGTTCAAGGAAATACAAGCAGGGTCCGGACTCGACTCAGAATCAACCATCGGCACCGACGATGGCTGTTTTAATGCTGTCGAAATGGTAGACATGACCATTAAAGAAGTCCCTGAAGGTATGTAG